In a single window of the Candidatus Kaiserbacteria bacterium genome:
- a CDS encoding sulfite exporter TauE/SafE family protein: METLLSNMLFVFFFLCTIAFVCELIDSSIGMGYGTILSPLLLILGFGAHDAVPAILISQMIGGALAARQHHILGNAYFNRIDGKLSPDTKAVLIISVLGIFASLFAAYVGTHIIEKSTLNYTIGGLVLLMAFVLMMGFTFEYTTGKMFILGIVSAFNKGLSGGGFGPLVTGGQVVMGKGHRSAIGVTTLAEVLICLVGFMSYVFYGSIERWDLVAALCIGSALGSSVGPKATLQLSQKELLKKIIPFVLLVLGTLTILKTSGVIHLNVSM, translated from the coding sequence ATGGAAACACTGTTGAGCAATATGCTCTTTGTCTTTTTCTTTTTGTGCACAATAGCGTTTGTGTGCGAACTCATTGATTCATCAATTGGTATGGGGTATGGGACGATTCTTTCGCCACTCCTCCTCATTCTTGGGTTTGGTGCGCATGATGCAGTACCCGCCATTCTCATCTCACAGATGATTGGTGGCGCACTCGCAGCGAGACAGCATCACATCCTTGGCAATGCATACTTTAACCGCATAGATGGTAAACTTTCGCCTGACACGAAAGCAGTACTCATCATTTCGGTACTCGGTATTTTTGCCAGCCTGTTTGCTGCATATGTAGGTACGCACATCATTGAAAAAAGCACATTGAATTACACCATTGGAGGACTCGTGCTTCTTATGGCGTTTGTGCTTATGATGGGTTTTACCTTTGAGTACACCACGGGAAAGATGTTTATTCTCGGTATCGTTTCTGCCTTCAATAAAGGTCTCTCGGGAGGTGGCTTTGGTCCACTCGTCACGGGTGGACAGGTAGTCATGGGAAAGGGGCATCGGTCTGCAATAGGTGTCACCACACTCGCGGAGGTACTCATTTGTCTTGTTGGTTTTATGAGTTACGTCTTCTACGGTAGCATCGAACGATGGGATCTCGTCGCCGCACTCTGTATCGGCTCCGCACTCGGTAGTAGTGTAGGGCCTAAGGCAACGCTTCAATTAAGCCAAAAGGAGTTGCTCAAAAAAATCATTCCGTTTGTCCTCCTTGTTCTTGGAACACTCACCATTTTGAAAACATCGGGAGTAATCCACCTCAATGTGTCGATGTGA
- a CDS encoding DUF2339 domain-containing protein gives METIIFFGIIALFMWCKSLSNRLSVLEGKDAKEVVEPHTMYAPGTFTAPANEPTPVDVSETVPVYTVPPPPTEVYTETPVPVPPPQPSVSTPNPLMEWFSENTLIKIGAFLFFLGAVWFVSYAIAQGWVSPLMRIVMGVTLGIAVCAVGVWRKYTNIEQYLVLTTLGVGIITASIFTGQFLFKLFPPVFALVLLLGTIAYAVMVSLQTRTEWLSVLSAITALLAPVLVTISDLDPILFLIYLLAVSLGFLAVVFMTHWRGVTLTLAVGTSIFLWNICLDSSALSPDIAWLFVILFSSMFYSASSVSMFRNKSVVSADVTTLGFSVVTFVTMAYALIDAEGLVTFIAAFIAAGTGYVLYVAQRPKETVSLYAGLSALLICIATAFTFDGYTLTMVYTLEITTALVLALHLRLPHYVVIVTTWLFTLPVVLSIREFDAPEWSTGIWHGPAVSIYTLTLATAVSAMYALMESKRTQNFLYQSIGGVFTTLFWVYACACTSVVWIALFDGQLVYALQYMTWSVICVLVLVFVIRRGMPASWMHLALFSFTLPVFVSFGALFDSRWATEWLHPNGVGLYFMTLLSLLIGVRFVLWGMIRQNASLRGIGGIWLGIFWIYMLTASSLFWSAVCVDQGITQVLSYISWAVVSYCFINAALHPALSSRWLALAFVTLVVPLVTTFASFGAPAWGSSAIHPDAMGLYTFTLFLVLLGLTFIRIKPGYQGDHEILDACTRIVWSGVGLYVISLVWLITHAVFASPDVAVSVALFVYTVSGLALYSAGKSMQKDIIRYVGIILLSGVVLRLLIVDVWEMDILGRIVTFLGVGLLFILTALFEKPFEKIGKDGGGK, from the coding sequence ATGGAGACCATAATTTTCTTTGGTATTATCGCACTCTTTATGTGGTGCAAAAGTTTGAGTAATCGCCTTTCAGTGCTTGAAGGGAAGGATGCAAAAGAGGTGGTAGAGCCACATACCATGTACGCACCAGGTACATTTACTGCTCCGGCCAATGAACCCACTCCCGTAGATGTGTCTGAAACAGTGCCAGTATACACAGTACCTCCTCCACCTACAGAGGTGTATACAGAAACGCCAGTTCCAGTACCTCCACCACAGCCATCGGTCTCAACACCCAACCCACTCATGGAATGGTTTTCTGAAAACACACTTATCAAGATTGGTGCGTTTCTCTTTTTCCTCGGCGCAGTATGGTTTGTGAGTTATGCAATAGCACAGGGATGGGTAAGTCCGCTTATGCGTATCGTGATGGGTGTGACTCTCGGTATTGCGGTATGTGCCGTGGGCGTTTGGCGTAAATATACAAATATTGAACAGTATCTCGTTCTCACGACACTTGGTGTGGGTATTATCACGGCAAGTATTTTCACCGGCCAATTTCTTTTCAAACTTTTCCCACCAGTATTTGCGCTTGTACTTCTCCTCGGTACCATTGCGTATGCCGTAATGGTGAGTCTTCAGACACGTACTGAATGGCTTAGTGTGCTTTCGGCTATCACTGCGCTCCTCGCGCCAGTCTTGGTTACTATTTCTGACTTAGATCCCATACTTTTCCTCATCTATCTTCTCGCTGTTTCGCTCGGATTCCTTGCTGTGGTCTTTATGACGCACTGGCGCGGTGTCACGCTTACACTTGCCGTTGGTACGAGTATTTTTCTCTGGAATATATGTCTCGATAGCTCCGCTCTCTCGCCCGATATCGCATGGCTTTTTGTGATTCTTTTCTCGAGCATGTTCTATAGTGCAAGTTCGGTGAGTATGTTCAGAAATAAGAGTGTGGTAAGTGCCGATGTGACTACACTCGGATTTTCTGTCGTAACGTTTGTGACGATGGCGTATGCACTCATTGATGCAGAGGGTCTCGTGACTTTCATTGCTGCATTTATTGCTGCGGGCACAGGGTATGTACTCTATGTTGCACAGCGTCCTAAAGAAACAGTCTCTCTGTATGCTGGGCTCTCGGCACTGCTCATCTGTATTGCGACAGCATTTACTTTTGATGGATATACACTCACGATGGTGTATACACTTGAGATTACTACAGCACTTGTGCTTGCGCTTCATCTCAGACTCCCACACTATGTGGTCATCGTGACGACATGGCTCTTTACACTCCCTGTAGTGCTTTCTATCCGTGAGTTTGATGCTCCTGAGTGGAGTACGGGTATCTGGCATGGGCCTGCAGTTTCTATTTATACACTCACACTGGCGACTGCGGTAAGTGCGATGTATGCACTTATGGAGTCCAAACGGACTCAAAATTTCCTCTATCAGAGCATCGGGGGAGTGTTCACTACATTGTTTTGGGTGTATGCGTGTGCGTGTACTTCGGTGGTATGGATTGCACTCTTTGACGGTCAGCTTGTATATGCGCTTCAGTATATGACGTGGAGTGTTATTTGTGTACTCGTACTCGTGTTTGTAATACGACGCGGTATGCCCGCTTCGTGGATGCATCTCGCACTCTTCTCCTTCACCCTTCCTGTCTTTGTCTCATTCGGCGCATTATTTGATTCGAGGTGGGCAACAGAATGGCTTCATCCGAATGGAGTAGGACTCTATTTCATGACGCTACTTTCACTTCTCATCGGCGTGCGGTTTGTGCTATGGGGAATGATTCGCCAAAATGCATCTCTGCGGGGGATTGGCGGCATATGGCTTGGTATTTTCTGGATCTACATGCTGACCGCGTCGTCTCTTTTTTGGTCAGCTGTCTGTGTGGACCAGGGAATTACACAGGTGCTCTCGTACATTTCATGGGCAGTGGTGAGCTACTGCTTCATTAATGCGGCACTGCATCCAGCGCTTTCGTCACGCTGGCTCGCGCTTGCTTTTGTAACACTGGTGGTGCCTCTCGTCACCACGTTTGCTTCATTTGGTGCCCCTGCGTGGGGAAGTTCTGCGATTCATCCCGACGCAATGGGGCTCTACACATTCACCTTGTTTCTTGTACTTCTCGGGCTTACGTTTATCCGTATTAAACCAGGATATCAAGGTGATCATGAGATTCTCGATGCGTGCACACGCATTGTGTGGAGCGGTGTTGGGCTCTATGTCATATCGCTCGTGTGGCTCATTACCCATGCGGTTTTTGCGTCTCCCGATGTCGCGGTTTCGGTTGCACTCTTTGTCTATACGGTTTCAGGATTGGCTCTGTATAGTGCAGGAAAGAGTATGCAGAAAGATATAATTCGCTACGTCGGAATTATTCTCCTCAGTGGCGTGGTACTTCGCTTACTCATTGTGGATGTATGGGAGATGGACATTCTCGGTCGTATCGTGACCTTCCTCGGTGTCGGGCTTCTCTTTATTCTCACCGCACTCTTCGAAAAGCCATTTGAGAAAATAGGGAAGGATGGTGGCGGGAAATAG
- a CDS encoding META domain-containing protein yields the protein MKKIIFAVIIIALATLAIVLAFFSDVDTSVPEVVNIPDEVVEKPVVASTPSSIAYTIDGTEYLLNNGLYTAPAAPGSASMTTVSIFSGPVYGDLDKDGDEDAAVLLTYSADGSGTFFYAAIARKNGDSYTSTNTLFLGDRIAPQTLEIQNGRAVYNYAVRKESDPMTTPPSLGKSLWIHLDPTTGEIGEWVKDFEGEADTSKMNLEMKKWGWVDSVEMGEYMVPTNAGAFTLTFSDGKVSVGTDCNTMGGTYTTSGSKLTFGPMMSTLMYCEGSQETMFGTMLSQVKSFAFTKKGTLEMQYGEGGVATFR from the coding sequence ATGAAAAAAATTATTTTTGCAGTGATTATTATTGCACTTGCAACACTTGCGATTGTTCTTGCGTTCTTCAGTGACGTAGATACTTCTGTACCAGAAGTAGTTAATATTCCCGATGAAGTAGTTGAAAAGCCCGTGGTAGCAAGCACCCCAAGTTCTATCGCCTACACTATTGATGGTACTGAATACCTACTCAATAACGGTTTGTATACTGCACCCGCTGCACCAGGAAGTGCGAGTATGACCACTGTGTCGATTTTTTCTGGTCCTGTGTATGGCGACCTCGATAAGGATGGAGATGAAGATGCTGCAGTACTGCTCACCTATAGCGCGGATGGCAGTGGCACATTCTTTTATGCAGCAATAGCGCGTAAAAACGGAGACAGCTATACGAGCACTAACACACTGTTCCTTGGCGATAGGATTGCGCCACAAACATTAGAAATTCAGAATGGACGCGCGGTATACAATTATGCGGTACGAAAAGAAAGTGACCCTATGACGACACCACCTTCCCTTGGTAAGAGTCTTTGGATTCACCTTGACCCCACAACAGGAGAAATAGGGGAGTGGGTAAAAGATTTTGAGGGAGAGGCGGATACTTCAAAAATGAATCTTGAAATGAAGAAATGGGGGTGGGTGGATAGTGTAGAAATGGGAGAGTATATGGTGCCCACAAATGCCGGAGCCTTTACACTCACCTTTAGTGACGGGAAGGTCTCAGTGGGAACTGATTGCAACACCATGGGTGGCACCTACACGACGAGCGGAAGTAAATTGACGTTTGGTCCGATGATGTCGACACTTATGTATTGTGAAGGCTCACAGGAAACTATGTTTGGCACAATGCTGAGTCAAGTAAAATCGTTTGCATTCACAAAAAAGGGAACACTCGAGATGCAATACGGAGAAGGAGGAGTTGCAACATTTAGGTAG
- a CDS encoding arylesterase, which produces MNRLFIYTSIAVLLLGVSGWWFFMHSTSVPIQDTLEPRAVPENTRTIIAFGDSLTAGYGVLQREAYPAQLEEALQEAGYAVRIINAGVSGETTRGNVERVNFIRSQDPDIIIIGIGGNDALRSLPIEETEKNIRETIQILGSGENPPQLLLLQMKAPLNAGTLYKAQFDTLYVTIANDENIPLVPFIVEDIFLDPTNKISDGIHYNKIGYQKVVLQYILPQIKEVLDTPNL; this is translated from the coding sequence ATGAATAGACTGTTTATATACACGAGCATAGCAGTACTTCTCCTTGGTGTATCGGGATGGTGGTTTTTTATGCATAGTACTTCTGTCCCAATACAAGATACTTTGGAGCCTCGAGCAGTACCAGAGAATACCCGTACCATTATCGCTTTTGGCGATAGTCTCACTGCAGGGTACGGAGTATTACAAAGAGAGGCATACCCTGCACAACTCGAAGAAGCACTCCAAGAAGCAGGATACGCAGTACGCATTATCAATGCGGGCGTAAGTGGTGAGACCACGCGAGGTAATGTGGAGCGCGTGAATTTTATTCGCTCTCAAGACCCTGATATTATCATCATTGGTATTGGAGGGAACGACGCACTCCGCTCGTTACCTATTGAAGAAACAGAAAAGAATATTCGAGAGACCATACAAATACTAGGAAGTGGTGAAAACCCTCCCCAGTTACTATTATTACAAATGAAGGCACCACTCAACGCAGGGACTTTGTATAAAGCACAATTTGATACCCTCTATGTGACAATTGCGAATGACGAGAATATCCCTTTGGTACCTTTCATAGTTGAAGATATATTTCTAGACCCTACGAATAAGATTTCTGATGGCATTCACTACAACAAAATCGGCTATCAAAAAGTAGTGCTTCAATATATACTCCCTCAAATAAAAGAGGTGCTTGACACACCTAACCTATAA
- a CDS encoding ABC transporter ATP-binding protein — MNDADIILKLENIGKTFTTPSGPLLILENVSCTVRKGEKVAIIGPSGSGKSTLLSCIGLLDSPTDGSIEIAGTRIHMLTENEQALFRNTHIGFIFQSFELISPFTVKENIVAPLEIGNREISQTAVSHLIDDLGLTERRDALPLTLSGGEKQRVAIGRALMNTPTLILADEPTGSLDRATGEKVLSMLLSAVSKIGTTLLIITHDESIAERMDRVFELKDRTLHERK; from the coding sequence ATGAATGATGCAGATATAATTTTAAAACTTGAGAACATAGGTAAGACATTTACTACACCGAGTGGTCCGCTCCTGATTTTGGAGAACGTATCATGCACGGTGCGGAAAGGTGAAAAAGTGGCAATTATTGGTCCGTCAGGCTCGGGCAAGTCCACATTGTTATCATGTATCGGATTGCTCGATAGTCCAACTGACGGCAGTATCGAAATCGCAGGGACGAGAATACATATGCTCACAGAGAACGAGCAGGCATTATTTCGCAATACACATATTGGATTTATTTTTCAATCGTTTGAACTGATTTCACCGTTTACCGTCAAAGAAAATATTGTGGCACCGCTTGAAATCGGTAATCGAGAGATATCTCAAACAGCAGTATCCCATTTAATTGATGATCTTGGTCTAACAGAGCGAAGAGATGCGCTACCACTCACGCTTTCCGGCGGTGAGAAGCAACGCGTCGCAATCGGACGAGCACTGATGAATACACCCACACTTATACTGGCAGATGAGCCAACAGGAAGCCTTGACCGCGCAACCGGTGAAAAAGTTTTGTCGATGCTCCTGAGTGCAGTTTCAAAAATTGGTACGACACTACTTATCATCACCCATGATGAATCAATCGCAGAACGCATGGACCGCGTATTTGAATTAAAAGATAGAACACTGCATGAACGGAAGTAA
- a CDS encoding transglycosylase SLT domain-containing protein: MTTNHRILFTTALFLLTASVTYAAGLVPCGGGPPESMCRVCDFVAMGQGLMTWFIGASASIVALMFAFGGMKMVMSAGNTGKVSEGKEMMSNSIIGFFILLGAWLIVNTILMTVMSDGKGVEVWGTVQCVDNPTMTATMTGPSGGATTNTGPGGMTNPGGGSGIQCGSLNPACSVNALTAAGFTPSQANVMSCIAMTESSGNPTAQNKSGSACGTFQVIKSTWESAAKGTSCSSFSSCTNASCNAEVAKKLVSQSGYSSWTCANCNAKAQACITKYGP; encoded by the coding sequence ATGACCACCAACCACCGCATACTATTCACCACAGCACTCTTCCTTCTCACCGCCTCTGTCACGTACGCTGCAGGGCTTGTCCCCTGTGGTGGTGGTCCTCCCGAATCAATGTGTCGCGTCTGTGACTTTGTTGCTATGGGGCAGGGATTGATGACTTGGTTTATTGGTGCGTCTGCAAGTATCGTTGCCCTCATGTTCGCCTTTGGGGGTATGAAGATGGTGATGTCCGCAGGGAACACTGGAAAAGTCTCAGAAGGAAAAGAAATGATGTCGAACTCTATCATAGGTTTCTTCATCCTCCTCGGTGCATGGCTTATTGTGAATACGATACTTATGACCGTCATGAGTGATGGTAAAGGTGTTGAGGTGTGGGGTACGGTACAGTGTGTTGATAATCCTACGATGACCGCCACGATGACGGGGCCAAGTGGTGGTGCTACGACAAATACAGGTCCGGGTGGTATGACGAATCCGGGGGGAGGAAGTGGTATACAGTGTGGGAGCCTTAATCCGGCGTGCAGTGTGAATGCGCTTACAGCCGCAGGCTTTACTCCTTCACAAGCAAATGTCATGTCGTGTATCGCGATGACAGAGAGTTCTGGTAATCCTACAGCGCAAAATAAAAGCGGTAGTGCATGTGGCACATTTCAAGTCATTAAATCAACTTGGGAAAGTGCTGCAAAAGGCACGAGTTGCAGTAGTTTTTCGTCTTGTACCAATGCATCGTGCAACGCTGAGGTAGCAAAAAAGCTGGTGTCACAGAGCGGATATAGTAGTTGGACCTGTGCCAATTGTAATGCAAAAGCTCAAGCGTGTATTACAAAGTATGGACCATAA
- a CDS encoding glycoside hydrolase family 3 protein, with translation MVDTFVDVSRMSRLGIPILYGVDAIHGHSNVPGATVFPHMIGLGASGDATLVESVARATRDELLATSIRWSYSPTYDMPEDIRWGRVYETFSDDPVLVSKLGSAYIRGLQENPSTPSSTIAVLATPKHYIGAGGMLWNTASNENFKIDQGTTPIDEKKLRAHYLPPFKKAVDTGAMSVMAGLNSWGDTKLAASSYLIQTVLKDELGFKGFVVSDWYGVYEIPGGNYRAAVTAINAGVDMVMLPFDYEEFIKNVTRAVRKGDASEARINDAVARILTAKFQMGLFDEVPEEDTVTLGSSAHRALAREAVAKSLVLLKNENELLPIKKSAGTIRVAGSAADNIGRQAGAWTVEWQGIDGNWLPGATSILQGIRENAPFGTAIEFDTNANFSPNSPKADIGIAVVGEAPYAEGWGDNPNPSLSAEDIATITRLKGVSNAVIVVLVTGRPIIITEEIPGWDAVVAAWLPGSEGAGVSDVLFGKKPFTGTLPLSWPRNTQQLPIVEGKTKDGNSLLFPRSFGLRY, from the coding sequence ATGGTGGATACATTTGTAGATGTATCACGCATGTCTCGCCTTGGTATTCCTATACTCTATGGTGTTGATGCCATTCATGGTCACAGCAATGTCCCGGGGGCTACTGTGTTTCCCCATATGATTGGCCTCGGGGCAAGTGGCGACGCTACATTAGTTGAAAGTGTTGCACGAGCAACCAGAGATGAACTCCTCGCTACGAGTATACGTTGGAGTTATTCCCCCACCTACGACATGCCTGAAGATATTCGCTGGGGTCGCGTCTATGAGACATTTTCTGATGATCCAGTATTGGTGAGCAAACTGGGAAGTGCGTATATTCGCGGTCTCCAAGAAAACCCGTCCACTCCTTCCTCCACTATCGCAGTATTAGCGACGCCAAAACACTACATTGGTGCCGGAGGGATGCTTTGGAATACTGCAAGTAATGAAAATTTTAAAATTGACCAAGGAACAACGCCTATAGATGAAAAGAAACTTCGTGCACACTACCTACCCCCATTTAAAAAAGCAGTTGATACGGGAGCAATGAGTGTTATGGCTGGGCTTAATAGTTGGGGCGACACAAAACTCGCTGCTTCTTCATATCTCATACAAACTGTACTCAAGGATGAACTTGGATTTAAAGGTTTTGTGGTTTCTGATTGGTATGGTGTGTATGAAATCCCTGGCGGCAACTATAGGGCTGCAGTCACTGCTATCAATGCGGGTGTGGATATGGTTATGCTGCCGTTTGATTATGAAGAGTTTATCAAGAACGTCACACGTGCGGTAAGAAAAGGTGACGCATCCGAAGCCAGAATCAATGATGCCGTAGCACGAATTCTTACCGCAAAGTTTCAGATGGGGCTTTTTGATGAGGTGCCAGAGGAAGATACTGTCACATTAGGGTCATCCGCTCATCGTGCACTCGCGCGTGAGGCGGTAGCGAAATCACTTGTACTTCTTAAAAATGAAAATGAGCTACTCCCTATCAAAAAAAGTGCTGGTACCATTCGAGTTGCAGGAAGTGCTGCAGATAATATCGGAAGACAAGCAGGTGCTTGGACTGTCGAATGGCAAGGTATCGATGGGAATTGGCTCCCGGGTGCCACCTCCATCCTTCAGGGTATACGGGAGAATGCTCCCTTTGGAACCGCTATTGAGTTTGATACAAATGCAAACTTCTCTCCTAATTCACCAAAAGCTGACATTGGTATTGCTGTTGTGGGTGAGGCTCCGTATGCAGAAGGTTGGGGAGACAACCCTAATCCGTCACTGAGTGCGGAAGATATTGCCACCATTACGCGTCTAAAGGGAGTGAGTAACGCAGTTATTGTTGTTTTAGTAACAGGACGGCCAATCATTATTACTGAAGAAATACCCGGATGGGATGCAGTCGTCGCTGCGTGGCTTCCCGGTAGTGAGGGCGCGGGTGTGAGTGATGTACTCTTTGGCAAAAAGCCATTCACAGGCACACTCCCTCTCTCTTGGCCAAGAAATACACAACAACTTCCTATTGTGGAAGGAAAAACAAAAGACGGAAATTCCCTCTTATTCCCACGCTCCTTTGGTTTAAGGTATTAG
- a CDS encoding type II toxin-antitoxin system RelE/ParE family toxin, producing the protein MTIIYSDDALRQLKKLSPALSKRIVLKIADNVLQDDPLVRAKALQGTLSGKYRYRIGDYRAIFTIDENGNITILTILSIKHRKDVYK; encoded by the coding sequence GTGACGATTATTTATTCTGATGATGCTTTACGTCAGTTAAAAAAACTCAGTCCTGCACTTTCAAAACGTATCGTCCTAAAGATTGCCGATAATGTTTTACAGGATGACCCGCTCGTCCGTGCCAAAGCACTGCAAGGTACATTGTCAGGTAAATACCGGTATCGGATTGGTGATTATCGAGCTATTTTTACTATTGATGAAAATGGGAATATTACAATACTGACCATCTTAAGTATCAAGCATAGAAAAGATGTGTATAAGTAG
- a CDS encoding transposase, giving the protein MPRCARVDVGGEVYHVLNRANGRLKMFETDADYLLFEEILNEVKELIDMRILAYTLMPNHWHIALYPRNDGDLGTFMHRLTNAHTRKVHAKTNTNGSGHLYQGRYKSFLVESDNYLLTLIKYIERNPVRSNIVQYPSEWRWGSAWRRGKGTLNQQALLAPLPVPFPTNYHTWINELDAEVDLIDIRNAITRGVPYGGESWVDKMIDIHELHSTVQAIGRPRKR; this is encoded by the coding sequence ATGCCACGTTGTGCGCGTGTTGACGTTGGAGGAGAAGTCTACCATGTACTTAATCGGGCAAATGGACGTCTGAAGATGTTTGAGACTGATGCTGATTATCTTCTTTTTGAAGAAATATTGAATGAAGTGAAGGAGTTGATTGATATGCGTATTCTTGCATATACTCTTATGCCTAACCACTGGCACATTGCTCTATATCCGCGTAACGATGGAGATCTAGGAACATTCATGCATCGACTCACAAACGCACATACACGTAAAGTGCACGCAAAAACAAATACGAACGGTAGTGGACATTTGTATCAAGGTCGTTATAAATCTTTCCTTGTCGAATCCGACAATTATCTACTCACTCTCATTAAGTACATTGAGAGAAATCCTGTGCGATCAAATATAGTCCAGTATCCATCAGAATGGCGATGGGGAAGTGCGTGGCGACGGGGGAAAGGGACATTGAACCAGCAGGCACTCCTCGCACCTTTACCTGTACCTTTCCCAACAAACTACCACACATGGATCAATGAGTTAGATGCGGAAGTTGATTTGATAGATATCCGAAATGCGATAACACGCGGTGTACCGTACGGAGGTGAATCATGGGTCGATAAGATGATAGATATACATGAATTACATTCGACTGTTCAAGCAATAGGGAGACCACGAAAGCGATGA